A part of Salvelinus sp. IW2-2015 linkage group LG16, ASM291031v2, whole genome shotgun sequence genomic DNA contains:
- the LOC111975925 gene encoding small conductance calcium-activated potassium channel protein 2-like, protein MPSLSKSSSPLPPDTVVTSAKYNGDVGRPLSSLGASPPNLSELDSARQEPLQTLHRSVLEEVFSKGLSEDNSKANSEGGGDAPQKRTKDIGYRLGQRRALFGKRKQLSDYALIFGMFGIVVMVTETELSWGVYTKESSYSFALKCLVSLSTAVLLGLIVMYHAREIQLFMVDNAADDWRIAMTYERIFLVVLELLVCAIHPIPGQYIFTWTARLTFTYTPSLTNADVDLVLSIPMFLRLYLIGRVMLLHSKLFTDASSRSIGALNKINFNTRFVMKTLMTICPGTVLLVFSVSCWIIAAWTVRVCERYRPQTQYHDTQEVTSNFLGAMWLISITFLSIGYGDMVPHTYCGKGVCLLTGIMGAGCTALVVAVVARKSELTRAEKHVHNFMMDTQLYKRVKNTAANVLRETWLIYKHTKLVKKIDHARVRKHQRKFLQAIHQLRRVKLEQMKLTDQANTLVDLAKTQNMIYDLVSDLQLRSEELDRRIGSLDDKLDSILVNLQALPSLLSQAVTQQHKDFLDCLAHRVRKASSESELHWVPARCQRSLSTAPQTIPYS, encoded by the exons ATGCCTTCCCTGTCCAAGAGCAGTAGCCCACTCCCACCCGACACAGTTGTGACAAGCGCTAAATACAATGGGGATGTTGGGAGACCCCTGAGCAGCTTAGGAGCTTCGCCACCCAACCTTTCAGAGCTGGACTCAGCGAGACAAGAGCCCCTCCAGACTCTCCACAGGTCCGTCCTGGAGGAGGTGTTCTCAAAAGGCCTCAGTGAGGACAATAGTAAGGCCAACAGCGAGGGAGGAGGAGACGCGCCACAGAAGAGGACTAAGGACATTGGCTACAGATTGGGCCAGCGTAGAGCGCTATTTGGAAAGCGCAAACAGTTGAGCGACTATGCCTTGATCTTTGGGATGTTTGGGATTGTTGTCATGGTGACGGAGACGGAACTGTCCTGGGGGGTTTACACGAAG GAATCCTCATACTCATTTGCTCTGAAATGCCTTGTCAGCCTTTCAACTGCTGTATTGCTCGGCCTCATTGTGATGTACCATGCACGGGAAATACAG ctcttcaTGGTGGACAATGCAGCTGATGACTGGAGGATTGCTATGACGTATGAGCGGATCTTCCTGGTTGTGCTGGAGCTGCTGGTCTGTGCCATCCACCCCATCCCGGGCCAGTACATCTTCACCTGGACAGCCCGGCTGACCTTCACCTACACACCCTCATTGACCAATGCCGACGTGGACCTCGTCCTCTCCATCCCCATGTTCCTCAGGCTCTACCTAATCGGTCGRGTCATGCTGCTGCACAGCAAGCTTTTCACGGACGCCTCGTCGCGAAGCATCGGCGCCCTCAACAAGATCAACTTCAACACGCGGTTCGTCATGAAGACCCTCATGACCATCTGCCCTGGCACGGTGCTGCTGGTCTTCAGCGTCTCTTGTTGGATCATCGCGGCGTGGACGGTGCGTGTATGTGAGAGGTACAGGCCCCAGACGCA GTATCATGACACACAGGAAGTGACCAGTAACTTCCTCGGGGCCATGTGGCTCATCTCTATCACCTTTCTCTCCATTGGTTATGGAGACATGGTCCCTCACACTTACTGTGGAAAGGGTGTGTGTCTACTGACTGGAATCATG GGGGCTGGCTGCACTGCACTGGTGGTTGCTGTAGTTGCCAGGAAGTCCGAGTTGACCAGAGCTGAGAAGCATGTTCACAACTTTATGATGGACACTCAGCTCTATAAACGA GTGAAAAACACAGCTGCCAATGTGCTCAGAGAGACATGGCTTATCTACAAACACACCAAGTTAGTCAAGAAGATTGATCACGCCAGGGTACGCAAACATCAGCGGAAATTTCTGCAAGCCATTCACCA ACTGCGCAGAGTCAAACTGGAACAGAtgaaactcacagaccaggctaACACACTTGTGGATCTAGCCAAG ACTCAGAATATGATATACGACCTGGTGTCTGACCTGCAGCTGCGCAGCGAGGAGCTGGATAGGAGGATTGGTAGTTTGGACGACAAACTGGACTCCATCCTAGTCAATCTGCAGGCCctacccagcctgctctcccAGGCGGTCACACAGCAGCACAAGGACTTCCTGGATTGCTTGGCCCACCGTGTACGGAAAGCCTCGTCGGAATCTGAGCTTCACTGGGTTCCCGCTAGGTGCCAACGGTCCCTTTCCACTGCACCACAGACCATACCTTACAGCTGA
- the LOC111975547 gene encoding coiled-coil domain-containing protein 124 — protein sequence MPKKFQGENSKAVTAKVRKAEAKAVEDARKKKELEDALWQENDKHVLKKEQRKDDKEKKRLEALERKKENQRLLDEEAAKIKGKAKEAAAAAVVAGKVTRAQIEETLRVEQQLQQQEQPKEKEKSHLETPLEENVNRIIPEEGVVEARTIEDAIAMLSTAEELDRHPERRVKAAFAAFEDLNMPLLKKENPNMRLSQLKQQLKKEWMKSPENPLNQRFANYNTK from the exons ATGCCGAAGAAGTTCCAGGGTGAGAACTCCAAGGCGGTCACTGCCAAGGTCCGCAAGGCAGAGGCCAAAGCAGTGGAAGACGCCCGCaagaagaaggagctggaggATGCACTATGGCAGGAGAACGACAAACATGTCCTGAAGAAAGAACAGAGGAAG GATGACAAGGAGAAAAAGCGCCTTGAGGCCCTGGAGCGAAAGAAGGAGAACCAGCGGCTCTTAGATGAGGAGGCTGCAAAGATTAAGGGCAAGGCCAaggaggctgctgctgctgctgtggtggCAGGCAAAGTGACTCGGGCCCAGATTGAGGAGACGCTGCGCGTCGAGCAGCAGCTACAACAGCAGGAGCAACCTAAAGAGAAAG AGAAGAGCCACCTGGAGACGCCCCTGGAGGAGAATGTGAATCGCATCATTCCTGAGGAAGGTGTTGTGGAGGCTAGAACCATAGAGGATGCCATTGCCATGCTCAG CACGGCTGAAGAGCTCGACCGCCACCCAGAGCGCAGGGTGAAGGCAGCGTTCGCTGCGTTCGAGGATCTGAACATGCCCCTTCTTAAAAAAGAGAACCCCAACATGCGGCTGTCGCAGCTCAAGCAACAGCTGAAAAAGGAGTGGATGAAGTCGCCAGAGAACCCCTTGAACCAGCGCTTTGCCAACTACAACACAAAGTGA